A genomic region of Miscanthus floridulus cultivar M001 chromosome 3, ASM1932011v1, whole genome shotgun sequence contains the following coding sequences:
- the LOC136547357 gene encoding probable carboxylesterase 18, translated as MASDSSNQAGAAEAKPKPKPPPLPLSVRLQLAGLTAAIDAVERRDGTVNRCLYGVIDRLLSARANPRPDASGVRSFDFTMDASRGIWARVFAPATADRPLPVVVYYHGGGFALFSPAIGPFNGVCRRLCAALGAVVVSVNYRLAPEHRWPAAYDDGVDALRFVDARGGVPGLDDDVPVDLGSCFLAGESAGGNIVHHVANRWAAAWQASARTLRVAGVFPVQPYFGGVERTPSELALEGVAPVVNLRRSDFSWTAFLPVGATRDHPAAHVTDDNADLAEQFPPAMVIIGGFDPLMDWQRRYADVLRRKGKEVLVAEYPGMFHGFYGFPELPEATKVLQDMKAFVDSHRATPKLADA; from the coding sequence ATGGCCAGCGACAGCAGCAACCAAGCAGGAGCAGCAGAAGCCAAGCCGAAGCcgaagccgccgccgctgccgctatcGGTGCGGCTCCAGCTGGCCGGGCTGACGGCTGCCATCGACGCCGTGGAGCGGCGCGACGGGACGGTGAACCGCTGCCTGTACGGCGTGATCGACCGGCTCCTGAGCGCGCGCGCCAACCCACGGCCGGACGCGTCCGGCGTGCGCTCCTTCGACTTCACCATGGACGCGTCCCGCGGCATCTGGGCGCGCGTCTTCGCCCCGGCCACGGCGGACCGCCCGCTCCCCGTCGTCGTGTACTACCACGGCGGCGGCTTCGCGCTTTTCTCCCCGGCAATCGGGCCCTTCAACGGCGTGTGCCGCCGCCTGTGCGCCGCGCTTGGCGCCGTCGTGGTGTCCGTCAACTACCGCCTGGCCCCCGAGCACCGGTGGCCCGCCGCCTACGACGACGGCGTCGACGCGCTGCGGTTCGTCGACGCCCGCGGCGGCGTCCCGGGCCTGGACGACGACGTGCCCGTCGACCTCGGCAGCTGCTTCCTGGCCGGGGAGAGCGCGGGCGGCAACATCGTGCACCACGTCGCCAACCGCTGGGCCGCCGCGTGGCAGGCGTCCGCACGGACGCTCCGCGTCGCGGGCGTCTTCCCCGTGCAGCCCTACTTCGGCGGCGTGGAGCGCACGCCGTCGGAGCTGGCGCTGGAGGGCGTGGCGCCCGTGGTGAACCTCCGGCGCTCCGACTTCTCGTGGACCGCGTTCCTCCCCGTCGGCGCCACCCGCGACCACCCCGCCGCGCACGTCACCGACGACAACGCCGACCTCGCCGAGCAGTTCCCGCCCGCCATGGTCATCATCGGCGGCTTCGACCCGCTCATGGACTGGCAGAGGCGGTACGCCGACGTGCTGCGCCGGAAGGGGAAGGAGGTGCTGGTGGCGGAGTACCCCGGCATGTTCCACGGCTTCTACGGCTTCCCGGAGCTCCCTGAGGCCACCAAGGTGTTGCAGGACATGAAGGCCTTCGTCGACAGCCACAGGGCCACGCCCAAGCTCGCCGACGCGTGA
- the LOC136547356 gene encoding probable carboxylesterase 18 encodes MEPGAGTGEGAPSAPGRPALPWKVRLMLFALNVASGLSMRRDGTINRSVFSLFDRRARASARPDVRGVRSADVEVDASRGLWARVFSPSEAAASASPLPVVVYFHGGGFALLSAASVPYDAMCRRFCRELGAVVVSVDYRLAPEHRCPAAYEDGVDVLRHLANAGLPDGVAVSVDLSRCFLAGDSAGANIAHHVAQRWTTACVASSSSVPRSSPFRLAGVVLVQPYLGGEERTDAEVRLDGKVPVVTVRGSDWMWRAFLPEGADRNHPAAHVTDENADLADGFPPAMVVIGGLDPLQDWQRWYADVLRRKGKAVRVVEFPEAIHTFFIFPELPDCARLVEAMKAFIDDSNASSDSAA; translated from the coding sequence ATGGAACCAGGCGCCGGCACCGGGGAAGGAGCGCCGAGCGCGCCGGGCAGGCCGGCCCTGCCGTGGAAGGTGCGGCTCATGCTCTTCGCCCTCAACGTCGCCAGCGGCCTCTCGATGCGTCGTGATGGCACCATCAACCGCTCCGTCTTCAGCCTCTTCGACCGCCGTgcccgcgccagcgcgcgcccggACGTGCGCGGCGTCCGGTCCGCCGACGTGGAAGTGGACGCGTCGCGCGGCCTGTGGGCGCGCGTGTTCTCGCCGTCGGAGGCGGCCGCGTCCGCGTCCCCGCTCCCCGTCGTGGTCTATTTCCACGGCGGCGGATTCGCGCTGCTCTCCGCGGCCTCGGTCCCCTACGACGCCATGTGCCGCCGGTTCTGCCGCGAGCTGGGCGCCGTCGTCGTGTCCGTCGACTACCGCCTCGCCCCGGAGCACCGCTGCCCCGCCGCGTACGAAGACGGCGTCGACGTGCTCCGGCACCTCGCGAACGCGGGGCTCCCCGACGGCGTCGCCGTCTCGGTCGACCTCTCCCGCTGCTTCCTCGCCGGGGACAGCGCCGGCGCCAACATCGCCCACCACGTGGCGCAGCGCTGGACGACGGCCTGCGTCGCGTCCTCCTCGTCTGTGCCGCGTTCCAGTCCATTCCGCCTCGCGGGTGTCGTCCTGGTGCAGCCGTACTTGGGCGGCGAGGAGCGGACGGACGCGGAGGTCAGGCTGGACGGGAAGGTGCCGGTGGTGACCGTGCGGGGCTCGGACTGGATGTGGCGGGCTTTCCTGCCGGAAGGCGCCGACCGGAACCACCCCGCCGCGCACGTGACCGACGAGAACGCCGACCTGGCGGACGGCTTTCCGCCGGCGATGGTGGTGATCGGCGGCCTCGACCCGTTGCAGGATTGGCAGAGGTGGTACGCCGACGTGCTGCGGCGGAAGGGGAAGGCGGTGCGGGTGGTAGAGTTCCCGGAGGCCATTCACACGTTCTTCATCTTCCCCGAGCTCCCCGACTGCGCTAGGCTCGTGGAGGCGATGAAGGCGTTCATAGATGACAGCAACGCATCCTCTGACTCGGCTGCCTGA